TCAAATTCTGCAACAAGTTCTTGTCATCACTGCCAGTGCCAGGGCTCATGTTAAGCAGCTTGGTAAAAAAATTCTTCCAGAGATCAACTTTCCAATATCTGAAGCCAATTGAATAAGAATCATGCTGTGAAAGCTAAGAGTGATACCAAAATATAATGTTAAGATCAACAAATGCCTAAGACTATGCAGGACTTAGCAAATACCGTTTGAAAGGTGATTTGGGTAGATAAATGTAGCCAGCATCAGATGATGCTTTCTTTTCTAACTGCATATAAGAATTGTGCAGCATCATATGGACTATAACACACAGGCCATATGTGTCTACCTGGAGTCAATTTAAAGAGACATTAATATGAAGTTAGTCAATAGTACTAGCAATTGCACCGGATATGCTATGTAAGTGGAGACTAGCCTGAACTGTCCATGGCTTATTCTCCCGCATTTCAATACAACGAAACCCAGAAGTCCGGCAATCTCCCTTAAATTCTGCATCGTCCGAAAAGAGACGTCGATCTATCCCCCTTCCCCAGTCAACAAGACAAAGGCCCTGAAAGATAAAACTCTTGAGTAATCATAAACAACAAAACCATAATTTAGTCTTTGATGCAAATGGAAGTAACCTGATCATGCCAAGGACCAGTTCGGTCATGGAACCCATCTTCTGTAAGGTCACCCCTGCCAAAAGGTCAGGTAATTATCTTTTGAAGGACACTATCCACAAATTGCAGATTGTATAAGACCATTAGTGTGCTAATAATGAGAAAATGAGCATTAGAGATATATAGGTTATCTTTTGGCACCATTAGTTGCATGAAGCATGGAAACTGGCTTTGACTTGTAAAAATCTTCCACATTTGTCATGGATAAATATACATTGTACAGTGAGTATAAAGCAAACAAAGATGCCAAGACTAAAAGAGATCAATGCTGGAAAACCAATCACATCTATAACAGTTAGACTGTAATGACACCAAAAGAACCACTCTTGAGACGATGTATAACTGCCTCATGCAGTGAATGTgcagaaaaaagtgaaaacaactTTGCCCAGCTATTgactaaattttgaaaaacaatgTCTTTTATGGGTTAGGAAAGTGTAACAATCTGACGGTGCAACAATATCCAAATGCTGAGGTAAGAAAACACAAGCGCCATTTTTTAGAGACGAATTTTCTCCCATACATCAAGAACAGAAACAGTTTTACAAAAACCACACACGAACATACCAggaaaacaattcaaaaaaaaaaaattggaagaaggAAATAGAAATTTGACATTCTGATTGATATATAACTAGTTGAACATAAGCTCTGGTCATCAACCCGTACAAATTGCATTGGGTTGTTTCACGGCAGTTCCATAGGAGAGGTAACACAGTAACGACCCACGTGGAAAAGTCTGTTACCTAGCATAACGAATAAGCAGATTATCAGGCTTGAAATCACCATGAATGAGGTCAGCGCCATGCAAAGTTTCTAGCATGTACAGCATCTCTACTGTGTAGTAAatacataactcctcttccaTGGACTTGCCAGTGACCACATAGGAGTTTATTGCATCCTGCACAAGGGAAAATTGGAACACAAGTATTACAGAAGACTAAACCCAATAATATAGCAGATACGAGATATGATAAGCCAACCTGAAGAGTCCCATGGGATAGATAGTCACAGACAAGTATGCTACAGTCAGAGTAGAGATGCACTCTATGAGCAAAGCCAAAGCTTGACCTCTGATAAAATGAGATAGCAAGAATAAGTAACTAAACAAACCAGAAACAGCCAATAAACATTGGGACACCACCAGAAAATGGCATACTTCCTTGTCTGAGATGCGCTGATCTAGCTGACGATACATGTAGAACTCCCAAAGGAAAGCAGGCTTTTGTATCTGCAAGAAATTTCAGAGACCATGATATAATCCAACAAGACATCTAGTCGGCAATTAAAAAGGAGAATACTACAATAGTAAATACCTTAAGCGCAACAACTTCATCTGGATTACTGTTGACATATGCTTTATATACTTGAGCAAAACCACCCTGACCGGCACAACCTTTGATCTGGTACTTTTTTCCACCTTTGAGCATCACAATAAGCACAATCACGAATAATACAAATTTGGCCACCTAGAGTCCAAGTATCTAACTGTCAAACTTTATAAAATGAAATTCTTAGAACGGTAACTCAGAGATACGTTTCTTCCTAAACTCAAAAATGTACTATATTTCTAgggtaatttttaaatttcaaggAAAAACTCAAATTTAGTCCCTAGCTTTTTGCGCGATTTCAATTTAGTCTCtggattttcaattttgataattaatattGTGAATCTCTTTTGTATCTATCTAATTGATGTTCTTTTAAACAAACGTTATACAAAATCAGCAGTTAATTTTGTTAGGTATAGCAATTATAACATACCAACTGCAAAAGGTTATGCGTATTGGTCAGAACATATAAATTTACATTGAAAATCACTAAACAAACACAAAGCCTTATATAAGACTAAAAACTTAATGGTATATTCATGTGAATATAACAAAGTTAATCTAATATGGAGTTTTACCTATCTCAATAACCTTATTCCTTGATGAATTATGCAAAGAAGATAGAGCCACTTTTCCCGGGTaagcttttttacttttatggtATCCCTGAAAAGTATGTCAAGAAGCAATTATAACACCAACTACTGGCGAGGCTGATAAATGAAAAACTATGCAAAAGATACTAACTGTACTGTCTCACATCATATTTCATAATATGAGGATTCAGCTTCTTCAATAGGTTTTCAATGCTAGAGGTGGACCATGGATTAATTTGACTTTTTCCAAACTTAATGGCTTCACGATCATCAATCTGCAAGATGGAAATGCAAAAGGATAAATCTTTACACAATTCATAGATATGAACTTCGGCTAATTTATACTTCAATCTCCTCCTTTTCCTTAAAAGAGAGCATGTATGTATATAATCTGGAAAATGTTCTCTATTCAAGgcaataaagaattaaaaaattagtatatAGGAAGACTTATCCAGCTTTTTGCCTAGTCCGGTTAGTCtcatctcttaaaaaaaaaagggcattgtaCGGTATTAGCCACTTTATAGAAGGGTATGTTTCATAATAGAACAAATAATTCAATCCTGAAAGAAGGCATGctgatatgaaaatatttttctaaaactacTTACCAAGTTTTCAAAACTTAAATTTGAGCAATAATTAATGTCATTAAAACATGTGTCTTGTGTGTGTGCCTTTGTTAACATGATTTCTCTGCTGTCATATACCAAACTTTAATGAAGTCCATCTCCAAGTCATTGACGTACCCTATTACAAAGAGACTGGAAAGCACACgcggaggtttttttttttttttccttttagggTGGGGGAACAAGACCATAGAAAAATGTGTAAGAGCTGCACCGTTTGGCCATGTGAACACACCTTCTGAAATGAACAGGCATTCGCTAATTCAGACATTCTATCGAGAAATAAGGCATGTGCCTTCTTCAACAACTCGACCGGTTTAGCATTCCTAGTAGCAGAGCATCAGTACAAGTGTTATGGCACAACTTGAAACACCCAATCAACCAGACACCTCCAATCTGAGAGAGAAACACATATAGACACACATActggggagagagaaagaaagagacctTAAAACTCCAGACTGATAAACCATGTGAGCGTCATGCAACATCCCTTTCGATTCAAGAATGGATGCATAGCATACATAAAGCAAGGAATGGCCAATACATATCTCACTCTCCACCATTTCTCTGAAAACACGCTCAAAATCTTTACAAATGTCCATCTACAAAAACCAACAAGACCAAATTAAGCCATCAAAGATTCCAACCATCACAGATACCAAACACACGAGCACTATATAAGCAATTGAACTTTGAAACAAAACgacctaaaaataaataagtccTAACCAAAGCATAAAAACTTACCAAAACCAAGTAAACCCATCAAACATCTTAACCCAATAGAGAAAATCAACCACCCAATTGTAGTAccatatataaaacaaaacccaaTAAATTGAATTGGGAAACAAAATGGCATAGAGATGGTTGAAGGAGCATTAATTGCATAGGAACCCAAGTAAACCCTACAGAGACACCAAAGGCACAAACCCAGATCAATTTCAAGCAACTTAATTGTGAgacaaactaattaaaaaaaaaaaaacagtaagtGCCTATGGGAGTACCAATGAAACAGAGAAACCAAGTAAACCCTCAGATactttaagcccaaaaatctAATACAACTATATAAAACAAGCAAATAAAGCTAAAATTGCTCAAATATCTTAAGGCCAATAGAACATGAAAAACAATTACCCATAATAGCTACCACACGCAAACAAAACTAAGCAATTGAAGCTGAAGGGAATTTCAGTATACGAAGACAAACCAAGCAAACCCATTAAACATTTTAAgcctaaaaaaacaaagatgaaATTTAACAACCGATGAAGACATACCAAAACTGAAAACACAATACAAGCATTCGAATTACGGAAACAAAAATTAACAGATGACTAGGAAATTACATAGAGGAACCAAATCTTGAGAAATCTGACATCGTTCCGGTACTGCTCATTGCCCTTGAATGTGACGATGCAATCCGAGAGAAGCTTGCTGAGATCTAACCCTGACCTCGAGTCTTCTTCGAGAGCTTTCTTGATCGACCTGGATCCACAACAAACAGCAACAAGTTTAACACAATGAAAGCCAGCGTGCTTGTTTGTttgtgagagagggagagagaaccAGAGCCAGGGCAAGAGGGGGTCAGGCACAGAGGTGGTGGGCTGGTAGTCCGGGAAGATCAAAGCCATGGCATCTGCGTTTGCTTCAACTGTGAAGCGTCAACAGTGAAGTTTAAATCTCGGCCCCAAAAAGAAGCGGGCtaatggttttgtttttttttgaattccttGGACAAGTCCTCTTTTCGAGTAATGATATATTACATACCGTTCAAGTACCCCTCAAATGTTTCCAAAAGGTAGTTTAATTGGCTAGGTGGGATCAGGATTCCGGCAATGCTTCAAAAATTGCCCATCAGCTTTTTCTTAAATCCTAACCATCTAATGTCATCCAATAGTCACAATTTTGTCACGTATCccaactaaagataaataataaaatattatttattttttaaaatatatatataaaacaaaatttggcCATGGGAGGTGGTTCAACCACCTCCTATGGCCACGAGGGtagcttcggccacccctaagga
This window of the Corylus avellana chromosome ca5, CavTom2PMs-1.0 genome carries:
- the LOC132182418 gene encoding mitotic checkpoint serine/threonine-protein kinase BUB1, producing the protein MALIFPDYQPTTSVPDPLLPWLWSIKKALEEDSRSGLDLSKLLSDCIVTFKGNEQYRNDVRFLKIWFLYMDICKDFERVFREMVESEICIGHSLLYVCYASILESKGMLHDAHMVYQSGVLRNAKPVELLKKAHALFLDRMSELANACSFQKIDDREAIKFGKSQINPWSTSSIENLLKKLNPHIMKYDGYHKSKKAYPGKVALSSLHNSSRNKVIEIGGKKYQIKGCAGQGGFAQVYKAYVNSNPDEVVALKIQKPAFLWEFYMYRQLDQRISDKERSSFGFAHRVHLYSDCSILVCDYLSHGTLQDAINSYVVTGKSMEEELCIYYTVEMLYMLETLHGADLIHGDFKPDNLLIRYARGDLTEDGFHDRTGPWHDQGLCLVDWGRGIDRRLFSDDAEFKGDCRTSGFRCIEMRENKPWTVQVDTYGLCVIVHMMLHNSYMQLEKKASSDAGYIYLPKSPFKRYWKVDLWKNFFTKLLNMSPGTGSDDKNLLQNLRETFQDYICSNPQLIKKLKELLVKQRASLCSA